A genomic window from Punica granatum isolate Tunisia-2019 chromosome 2, ASM765513v2, whole genome shotgun sequence includes:
- the LOC116196020 gene encoding uncharacterized protein LOC116196020 isoform X1 — translation MGKIWVEVSLISARGLRRSSLWKVQWFAVGWIDPKNKYCTRIDASGSSNPQWKTKFATLIDTSGSGYGDLALHIEVYSREPIFLRESLHGTATIFLKEFFLKHSKGESVSRRAIDEVASYQLRKGNSNKPQGFIDISVRISEEGEVPSSYSGNGGGIVLMAHNHHTTSAKDEDSSDDISSPQAPPTHLPIIRRAQENRTRTEFPHDSSDDLPSSQAPLTPPQIIRRARENRTRAEFPHSQSGGSTYSSIAGMTRPPIGGHLPRYRPTQTPPPPPPPSNVGFVPTFLPRTENPNSAGNYMNMPPATASRGQSRTRGFEMGLGAGALAAGALIFGDDFMSGFDVSAPAGLQDASVTVSMDPPF, via the exons ATGGGTAAAATTTGGGTGGAAGTCTCTCTGATTTCTGCTCGAGGGCTCCGGCGTTCATCTCTGTGGAAGGTCCAGTGGTTCGCCGTTGGTTGGATTGACCCGAAGAACAAGTACTGCACAAGGATTGATGCCTCTGGGAGTTCGAACCCCCAGTGGAAGACGAAGTTTGCGACCCTGATTGATACCTCGGGCTCAGGATATGGAGACTTAGCCCTGCACATCGAAGTTTACAGCAGGGAGCCAATTTTCCTGAGGGAGAGTCTCCATGGAACAGCAACTATCTTCCTGAAGGAGTTTTTCTTGAAGCATTCAAAGGGGGAATCTGTTTCGAGAAGAGCTATTGATGAAGTCGCGAGTTATCAGCTTCGTAAGGGGAATTCAAATAAGCCCCAGGGATTCATTGACATTTCTGTTCGCATCTCGGAGGAAGGAGAAGTGCCTAGTTCCTACTCTG GTAATGGAGGAGGAATTGTGCTTATGGCTCATAACCATCATACAACCTCTGCAAAGGATGAAGATTCATCAGATGATATTTCATCACCTCAAGCCCCTCCAACACACCTTCCCATAATTCGTCGAGCCCAGGAAAACCGAACAAGAACAGAATTCCCGCATGATTCATCAGATGATTTACCATCATCTCAAGCCCCTCTAACACCACCCCAAATAATTCGTCGAGCCCGAGAGAACCGAACAAGAGCAGAATTCCCGCACAGCCAGAGTGGTGGAAGTACTTATTCCTCTATTGCTGGGATGACCCGCCCACCTATTGGTGGGCACCTGCCTAGGTATCGACCAACCCAAACACCTCCCCCACCGCCGCCGCCTTCTAATGTCGGTTTCGTACCCACTTTCCTGCCAAGAACTGAAAATCCAAACTCGGCAGGTAACTACATGAACATGCCCCCCGCCACAGCGTCACGTGGGCAGAGCAGGACACGAGGATTTGAGATGGGACTGGGCGCTGGGGCTCTTGCTGCTGGTGCTCTTATTTTCGGGGACGACTTCATGTCAGGATTTGATGTTTCTGCTCCTGCAGGCTTACAAGATGCTAGTGTGACTGTATCAATGGATCCTCCTTTCTGA
- the LOC116196020 gene encoding uncharacterized protein LOC116196020 isoform X2 has translation MGKIWVEVSLISARGLRRSSLWKVQWFAVGWIDPKNKYCTRIDASGSSNPQWKTKFATLIDTSGSGYGDLALHIEVYSREPIFLRESLHGTATIFLKEFFLKHSKGESVSRRAIDEVASYQLRKGNSNKPQGFIDISVRISEEGEVPSSYSGNGGGIVLMAHNHHTTSAKDEDSSDDISSPQAPPTHLPIIRRAQENRTRTEFPHDSSDDLPSSQAPLTPPQIIRRARENRTRAEFPHSQSGGSTYSSIAGMTRPPIGGHLPR, from the exons ATGGGTAAAATTTGGGTGGAAGTCTCTCTGATTTCTGCTCGAGGGCTCCGGCGTTCATCTCTGTGGAAGGTCCAGTGGTTCGCCGTTGGTTGGATTGACCCGAAGAACAAGTACTGCACAAGGATTGATGCCTCTGGGAGTTCGAACCCCCAGTGGAAGACGAAGTTTGCGACCCTGATTGATACCTCGGGCTCAGGATATGGAGACTTAGCCCTGCACATCGAAGTTTACAGCAGGGAGCCAATTTTCCTGAGGGAGAGTCTCCATGGAACAGCAACTATCTTCCTGAAGGAGTTTTTCTTGAAGCATTCAAAGGGGGAATCTGTTTCGAGAAGAGCTATTGATGAAGTCGCGAGTTATCAGCTTCGTAAGGGGAATTCAAATAAGCCCCAGGGATTCATTGACATTTCTGTTCGCATCTCGGAGGAAGGAGAAGTGCCTAGTTCCTACTCTG GTAATGGAGGAGGAATTGTGCTTATGGCTCATAACCATCATACAACCTCTGCAAAGGATGAAGATTCATCAGATGATATTTCATCACCTCAAGCCCCTCCAACACACCTTCCCATAATTCGTCGAGCCCAGGAAAACCGAACAAGAACAGAATTCCCGCATGATTCATCAGATGATTTACCATCATCTCAAGCCCCTCTAACACCACCCCAAATAATTCGTCGAGCCCGAGAGAACCGAACAAGAGCAGAATTCCCGCACAGCCAGAGTGGTGGAAGTACTTATTCCTCTATTGCTGGGATGACCCGCCCACCTATTGGTGGGCACCTGCCTAG GTAA
- the LOC116196021 gene encoding uncharacterized protein LOC116196021 isoform X1 yields the protein MAASVRFCFSKAMELRWATTKTAKNIPNKPARVGLSIPVYLSTNPSHVNPGSLRDLFVSCNRSCHAFPRIGPDGRVEEGDIAGVDKLRVALDHSSVVVSVFCEPRDLPVDGDGIEEQRASSVGDLMRRVVPPAVTPYSGQLVGFGRAVSDNGLTASIYDVMVVPPLQRMGIGRMIVQRIVRILTGKDIYDIAALCSDDDRLFFEACGFGDDILGSTTMMYTRAITGSSTDGSGGFRRVGRKLLLVPTFKEFHSQSRIRNS from the exons ATGGCGGCCTCCGTTAGGTTCTGCTTCTCCAAGGCAATGGAATTACGGTGGGCGACGACGAAGACAGCCAAGAACATTCCCAACAAGCCCGCCAGGGTGGGCTTGTCAATCCCGGTCTACCTCTCCACAAACCCTTCCCACGTCAACCCCGGCTCGCTCCGGGACCTCTTTGTCTCCTGCAACAGGTCCTGCCACGCGTTCCCCCGGATAGGCCCCGACGGGCGGGTCGAGGAAGGAGACATTGCAGGCGTTGACAAGCTCCGCGTTGCGCTCGATCACAGCTCCGTGGTCGTCTCCGTGTTCTGCGAGCCTCGGGACTTGCCTGTCGACGGTGATGGGATTGAGGAGCAGAGGGCGTCGAGCGTCGGGGATTTGATGAGGAGGGTGGTGCCGCCTGCGGTCACTCCGTATAGCGGGCAGCTGGTGGGGTTCGGTCGAGCAGTGTCAGACAATGGGCTGACAGCTTCCATTTACGACGTCATG GTTGTTCCTCCGCTGCAGAGGATGGGTATCGGCCGGATGATTGTTCAACGGATTGTAAG AATCCTCACGGGGAAAGATATTTACGACATAGCGGCTCTCTGCTCTGATGATGACAG GTTGTTCTTCGAAGCATGTGGATTTGGAGACGACATTCTAGGATCCACAACAATGATGTATACAAGGGCCATTACCGGTAGTAGCACTGATGGGAGTGGAGGGTTCAGACGCGTGGGTCGTAAGTTATTATTGGTTCCGACATTTAAGGAGTTCCATTCTCAATCAAGGATTAGAAACTCATAA
- the LOC116196021 gene encoding uncharacterized protein LOC116196021 isoform X2, translating to MAASVRFCFSKAMELRWATTKTAKNIPNKPARVGLSIPVYLSTNPSHVNPGSLRDLFVSCNRSCHAFPRIGPDGRVEEGDIAGVDKLRVALDHSSVVVSVFCEPRDLPVDGDGIEEQRASSVGDLMRRVVPPAVTPYSGQLVGFGRAVSDNGLTASIYDVMRMGIGRMIVQRIVRILTGKDIYDIAALCSDDDRLFFEACGFGDDILGSTTMMYTRAITGSSTDGSGGFRRVGRKLLLVPTFKEFHSQSRIRNS from the exons ATGGCGGCCTCCGTTAGGTTCTGCTTCTCCAAGGCAATGGAATTACGGTGGGCGACGACGAAGACAGCCAAGAACATTCCCAACAAGCCCGCCAGGGTGGGCTTGTCAATCCCGGTCTACCTCTCCACAAACCCTTCCCACGTCAACCCCGGCTCGCTCCGGGACCTCTTTGTCTCCTGCAACAGGTCCTGCCACGCGTTCCCCCGGATAGGCCCCGACGGGCGGGTCGAGGAAGGAGACATTGCAGGCGTTGACAAGCTCCGCGTTGCGCTCGATCACAGCTCCGTGGTCGTCTCCGTGTTCTGCGAGCCTCGGGACTTGCCTGTCGACGGTGATGGGATTGAGGAGCAGAGGGCGTCGAGCGTCGGGGATTTGATGAGGAGGGTGGTGCCGCCTGCGGTCACTCCGTATAGCGGGCAGCTGGTGGGGTTCGGTCGAGCAGTGTCAGACAATGGGCTGACAGCTTCCATTTACGACGTCATG AGGATGGGTATCGGCCGGATGATTGTTCAACGGATTGTAAG AATCCTCACGGGGAAAGATATTTACGACATAGCGGCTCTCTGCTCTGATGATGACAG GTTGTTCTTCGAAGCATGTGGATTTGGAGACGACATTCTAGGATCCACAACAATGATGTATACAAGGGCCATTACCGGTAGTAGCACTGATGGGAGTGGAGGGTTCAGACGCGTGGGTCGTAAGTTATTATTGGTTCCGACATTTAAGGAGTTCCATTCTCAATCAAGGATTAGAAACTCATAA
- the LOC116197536 gene encoding transcription factor MUTE, whose translation MSHIAVERNRRRQMNEHLKVLRSLTPCFYIKRGDQASIIGGAIEFIKELHQVLQSLEAKKRRKSLSPSSPSPSPRPLQLIGATPPPDSPFSFGCAAANKELAGGACCNSRFADIEARISGSNVILKVIARRIPGQIVKIIAVLEKLSFEILHLNISSMEDTVLYSFVVKIGLECRLSLEELVLEIQKSFSPDTMYAAEA comes from the exons ATGTCTCACATAGCTGTGGAGAGGAACAGGAGAAGGCAGATGAACGAGCATCTCAAAGTCCTCCGATCCTTGACCCCTTGCTTCTATATCAAAAGG GGTGACCAGGCATCAATAATAGGGGGAGCGATCGAGTTCATCAAGGAACTACACCAAGTCCTCCAGTCCCTTGAGGCCAAGAAAAGGAGGAAGAGCCTCAGCCCTAGTAGCCCTAGCCCTAGCCCTCGCCCGCTTCAGCTGATAGGCGCTACACCCCCACCTGATAGTCCTTTCAGCTTCGGGTGTGCTGCTGCTAATAAGGAACTAGCAGGAGGGGCGTGCTGCAACTCTAGGTTTGCAGACATCGAAGCTAGGATCTCGGGATCGAACGTGATCCTCAAGGTGATCGCTCGCAGGATACCGGGGCAGATTGTGAAGATCATTGCGGTTCTTGAGAAGCTTTCGTTTGAGATCCTCCATTTGAACATCAGCAGCATGGAGGACACCGTCTTGTACTCCTTTGTCGTCAAG ATAGGGCTCGAATGCCGGCTGAGTTTGGAGGAGCTCGTACTTGAGATTCAGAAGAGTTTCAGTCCCGACACTATGTATGCTGCTGAAGCATAA
- the LOC116197538 gene encoding dual specificity protein phosphatase 1-like — MAHTEDYMRRQIAAILQLRSLTKCIKEDRVPCQIEEGLFLGSVGAANNKDEVKRLNITHILVVAKSIGPAYPTEFVYKVIEVTDKEDVNIRQHFDECCEFINEAKSQGGGVLVHCFMGRSRSVSVVVAYLMKKHGMSLSQAMEHVKSKRPQASPNSGFLSQLQEYEKSLGTA; from the exons ATGGCTCATACGGAGGATTACATGAGGAGACAGATTGCAGCAATCCTGCAACTTAGGAGCCTAACTAAATGCATTAAAGAAGACAGGGTTCCTTGCCAAATCGAAGAG GGTCTCTTCTTGGGATCTGTCGGAGCTGCGAATAATAAGGACGAAGTCAAACGGCTCAATATCACGCACATACTGGTCGTGGCTAAATCAATTGGGCCTGCCTACCCGACTGAATTTGTTTATAAAGTTATTGAAG TTACGGACAAAGAAGACGTTAATATAAGACAACATTTTGATGAGTGTTGTGAATTTATCAATGAGGCCAAGAGTCAGGGAGGTGGCGTGCTGGTACATTGCTTTATGGGGAGATCCCGGAG TGTTAGTGTCGTTGTTGCTTATCTGATGAAGAAGCACGGGATGAGCCTTTCTCAAGCTATGGAACACGTGAAGAGCAAGAGGCCACAAGCATCTCCTAATTCTGGTTTCCTATCACAGCTTCAGGAGTATGAGAAATCCCTTGGCACCGCTTGA
- the LOC116196303 gene encoding probable aspartic proteinase GIP2, translated as MACRSGCSCFFFFLFFFIVSLIHRFHAQTVSLPKTFLLPVTKDASSLQYLAKIRPGGDPPRPLTLVLDLGGPQLWTSHAPPTRLRVPLRSVECLSAANSGDERTRRGSTCVVISGNVVTGLAAPSELSEGAVTVESSHAASIPAVHKLLFALSPEYLLSGLASGASGMLGLGRARTALPNQLAAASGGDRRFFLCLSESDGVIAVGGDWPYFSSPSSGADVSKSMVYAPLLTAEPGSSGEYSVKLRSIEVNGERLTLNSSSMQLSTVVPYTTMESSIYRAFTGAFAKAAAAMNITRAAVPAATPFELCFSAGSVRTTPTGPAVPEIDLVLQSEMVRWKVHGRNSMVRANDDVMCLGILNGGPEQKHGVVLGGHQLEDVLMEFDLGASVVGFSRSLLMSQTRCKDFS; from the exons ATGGCTTGTCGGAGCGGCTGcagctgcttcttcttcttccttttcttcttcattgtCTCTCTGATCCACCGGTTCCACGCTCAAACCGTCTCCTTGCCGAAGACATTCCTCCTCCCAGTCACCAAAGACGCCTCGAGCCTCCAGTACCTCGCCAAGATCCGCCCCGGTGGCGATCCTCCGCGTCCCCTCACCCTCGTCCTCGATCTCGGCGGCCCCCAGCTCTGGACTTCCCACGCGCCCCCCACGCGCCTCCGTGTCCCCCTCCGCTCCGTCGAGTGCCTCTCCGCCGCGAACTCCGGCGACGAGCGGACGCGCCGGGGTAGCACGTGCGTAGTCATCTCGGGTAACGTCGTCACCGGGTTGGCTGCCCCTTCCGAGCTGTCAGAGGGCGCCGTAACCGTGGAATCTTCCCACGCCGCGTCCATCCCCGCCGTGCACAAACTGCTGTTTGCTCTCTCCCCCGAGTATCTGCTGAGCGGCCTGGCGAGTGGCGCGAGCGGGATGCTGGGCTTGGGGAGGGCCCGTACTGCCCTGCCAAATCAGCTCGCCGCGGCGTCCGGCGGAGACAGGAGGTTCTTCCTCTGTCTGTCGGAGTCGGACGGCGTCATCGCCGTCGGGGGGGACTGGCCGTACTTTTCTTCTCCCTCATCGGGGGCTGACGTCTCGAAATCGATGGTCTACGCGCCGCTGTTGACCGCCGAGCCGGGGAGTTCCGGCGAGTACTCGGTCAAACTCAGATCGATTGAAGTCAACGGCGAGAGATTGACTCTCAACTCTTCTTCCATG CAACTGAGCACTGTCGTGCCTTACACGACTATGGAGAGCTCCATCTACAGAGCCTTCACCGGAGCCTTTGCAAAGGCGGCGGCGGCCATGAACATAACAAGGGCGGCGGTCCCCGCGGCGACTCCGTTCGAGCTCTGCTTCTCAGCCGGCAGCGTCAGAACGACGCCAACCGGGCCTGCAGTGCCGGAAATCGACTTGGTGCTGCAGAGCGAGATGGTGAGGTGGAAGGTCCACGGGAGGAACTCGATGGTGCGTGCGAACGATGACGTGATGTGTCTGGGAATCCTTAACGGAGGGCCGGAGCAGAAGCACGGCGTCGTGTTGGGAGGGCATCAGTTGGAGGACGTTCTGATGGAATTCGACTTGGGTGCTTCCGTTGTAGGGTTCAGTAGATCCCTGCTGATGAGCCAGACACGTTGCAAGGATTTCTCTTAA
- the LOC116196304 gene encoding signal peptidase complex subunit 3B-like: MHSFGYRLNVLLTQAVTLLALMCVIASLSDTLNVPSPSADVRVLHINWLHKQRNGNDEVSLTMNISADLRSTFTWNTKQVFVFLAAEYETEKNHLNQISLWDAIIPSKEQAKFSYHTINKYRFTDQGNNLRGQEYNLTLHWHVMPKTGKMFSDKVITTGYRLPETYV, encoded by the exons atgcaTTCGTTCGGGTACCGGTTGAACGTCCTGTTGACTCAGGCGGTTACTCTTCTCGCGCTGATGTGCGTCATTGCTTCTCTCTCCGATACGCTGAACGTCCCGTCCCCTTCCGCCGATGTCCGG GTGCTCCACATCAATTGGCTCCATAAGCAGCGTAATGGAAACGATGAA GTCAGCTTGACAATGAATATCTCGGCAGACTTGCGGTCAACATTCACATGGAACACAAAGCAG GTGTTTGTCTTCCTAGCTGCTGAGTATGAAACAGAAAAAAACCATTTGAATCAG ATTTCGCTGTGGGATGCAATCATACCTTCAAAAGAACAGGCTAAATTCTCATACCACACCATTAACAAGTATCGTTTTACAGATCAG GGAAATAATCTAAGGGGCCAAGAGTACAACTTGACATTACATTGGCATGTAATGCCTAAGACTGGAAAGATGTTTTCAGACAAGGTAATAACAACAGGATACCGCCTGCCTGAGACATACGTataa